In Acidisarcina polymorpha, the DNA window GAAGTTTACCAAGATGTTCGTGGAATTGATGTCGACGCCTGCACCGAAGTAAGCTCTCCGATGAAGTCGGGGAAGCTGGACTTCGGCTCTGCACTCGGAGAGACCTAGTTCAGTTCTCTGACCCAGATATTCCGGAAGCTGATCGGTTCGCTTTTGTCTCCGTGAGCTTGTAGCTTGATCGGCGCGGTGTCGTACTTCTTGTAGAAGGGCTTGCCGATAAAAAGTGTCTCCCCTTTAAGCTCGAAGTGATTCTGCACCAGCACACCGTTGAAGAAGACGGTGACGTAGGCTGGAGTCTTTAAAGAGCCGTCGTCGTTGAATGTCGGCGCAGTCCACACCACGTTGTAGGTCTGCCACTCCCCGGGCTTGCGATTTGGGTTCGCGAGCGGAATGCCTTGCTTATAGATGCTGCCGGCCTGACCGTTCACATAGGTCTTGTTGTTGTACGAATCGAGGATCTGCAGTTCGTATCCCGCATCTCCCGGCCCGGTAGAGGCGAGAAAAACGCCGCTATTGCCACGTGCCTGATCGCTGCCGGTGATATTCTCTGGAATTCGCCATTCGATATGGAGCTGGTAATTCTTGAACGTCCGCTTGGTTTCGATGTTGCCGGAACCCGGCGCCTTGCTCACCGTCAGGATTCCGTCGGAGACAGTCCATTTCGCCGGCGATTTGTCCCGGTTCGAGACCCACTCATCAAGATTCTTGCCGTCGAAAAGGATGATTGCGTCCGATGGAGGCGCCGAATCGGTAACGCCCGGCGTAACCACTGGGGGGACTGGTTCATAGACTTCCGTATCTTGGTGCTTCATCGCAGGGGTTGTTGCGGTTCCAGGTTGTTGCGCGTTCGGTTGCTGCGCAACCAGGGGAGCGACGATGGCCATCAGTGTTGCGAACGCGAGAGACTTCGAAAAGTGGATGCTCATGATTTGCAATGAGAATACACCCAACCGGCCGCATTCCGGCAAGGGTACAGTTAGCGATGCAAAGTCTCCCCACGGCTTGCACGGCCATGAACCGCGATTCACAGCATGATTCCCTTTGAAGATGAAGTCGAATCTCCATCTTCAAAGGGTTTCTTCCTAGGCATTCAACGAAACTGAGTCGCGCTCGTCATCAACAATGAACCCCATAGCCTGTCTTTCGAAGAGGCGTTTGTAAGCGCCTCCCGGTCTCAGCACGAGCTCGTCGTGGGCTCCCTCCTCAATGATTTTGCCGCGATCGAATACCAGTATGCGATCCATCATCCGCACCGTTGATAACCGGTGAGCGATGACAATGGCCGTTCGGCCGACGATCAGCCGCTCCATGGCGTCTTGAATCAGCGCTTCTGATTCTGAGTCGAGACTTGAGGTGGCCTCGTCGAGCACCAGGACGGGGGTGTTTGCCAGAAAGGCCCGCGCCAGGGCCACACGCTGACGCTCACCTCCGGAAAGCTTGACGCCCCGCTCCCCTACGAGGGTTCCGTAGCCCTTCGGCTGGCGGAGGATAAAGTCATGAGCATTCGCAAGCCGGGCTGCCTGTTCGATCTCATGCAAGGCAGCGTCCGGATCCCCGTAGGCGATGTTTTCCGCGAGAGAACGATGGAACAGAATGGGCTCTTGAGGAACGAGCGCCAACTGGGCCCGGAGGGAGTCCTGAGCTACTCGGGAAATATCCTGACCGTCGACCAAAATCGGACCGCCGGAGACGTCGTAGAGACGATGCAAGAGCTTCACGAAAGTTGTCTTGCCGGAGCCGGAGTGTCCTACAAGCCCAACCCGTTCGCCCGCCTCTATAGAGAGAGAAAGGTCTCGGAAGAGCGGTGTGGCATGAGCTTCATATTGAAAGGTGACGCGCTCGAAGGCGATCTCCCCCTTCTTCACGGCAATCGCCGGGGCGCCGGCGCGATCGACGATCCCTAGCGATTGCGAGTGAAATTGCACCATCTCTTCCATCTCATTGACGCTGCGTTGGAGATTAGCGACGTGCTGCCCGATGTCCCGCAGGTATCCGTGCACAATGAAGTAGCTTGTGAGCACAAAGGTCACATCGCCCGGAGTGGCTCGACCACGCCACCACAGCCATAGGGCATAGGAGGTAACGAGCGTTCGGAAGACGAGTAATACGGTCGTTTGCAGGCTGCCGCTGCGAGTGCCATAGACCCATGTGCGAGAGGTGCGGCTTGCCCACTTATTCAAGAATTGCAACAGGCGCTGATCTTCCCGTTTCTCCGCGCCGAATGCCTTGACTACGGCGTTGCAGGTGATGGCATCCGCCATAGCGCCGCCGACATGCGTATCTTGCGCATTGGATAGACGTGCTGCGGGAGCCACATAGCCGAGCGATAACGCGACCGAGACGCCGACGTAGAGTGTTGCTCCTAGAGCGACGATCAGACCCATGATCGGCCAGTGAAGTCCCAGCAACAAGGAGGATCCGGCAAGCACCAGCAAGGCAGGCAGGAGCGCCAGCAACAGAGTATCGTCCATCAAGTCGACCGCCCACATGCCACGGGTAATGCGGCGCACAATGGAGCCGGCAAAATTATTCGCATGCCAATCAGTGGAAAAACGCTGGACCCGCCAGAAGGCATCACTGGAAATGCGGGACATGAGCCGGACGGTCAACCGGACGATGCCGAGCATAGCTCCATGCCGTGCCGCCATCAGGACTGCGCCCAAGAGGGCCATCATTGCAATCGCCTGCGTTGCAATGGGGAGCGCCTGCTCGCGTACTCCGCCGGATGCTGCAATGGCATCAACCAATCTCCCCGAAAAGACGGGCAAGAACAAATCGGCGACCGTCGCCACGGTCATACTAAGAGCGACTCCGGAGACGACCATCGCCTCCCGCCGCCAGTGGCGGAACAGGAAAGCCAGGACCTCACGAAACGCATTCTTTCTCGATGTTTTTCTCATGAATTACTCACGCTCAATTCAGGTGAAAGGCCAAGGAGATCGCTTGGCGATCAAGGCCGTTTGCCGCGCATTCGCGATATCTTGCCAGACAGGTACACTGCCGCAGGAGATCCAGAGGGTGGGTCCCGAGACCTGCAACCCCGGAGCGAAGTGAGCTAGCTGAGCTTGGCGCCTGGCAGGAAGTCGGACCGATGGGTTCGTGGATCGCGAGAGCTAATCGGGTGATTCTTCATCGGAGCTTCCTTTCGGCAAAGTGAGTGAGAAAAGTGTATCAAACTTTCCGAATTTTTCAACGTGCAAGAGAGCGAGGGGCCCAGCGGTACGGCGCGCGTCGATTTGATCAGCCTTCTTTTTATCACTCAGAGGAGTGAGTACCACCCAGGCTGGACACCTTTTGAAATTCGGTGGCTGCTAGGGTCGCGAGGCCCTCTTTGCGATAGACCTGTCCAAGTTGAAAGTGCAATCCGGCGGAATCAGGATCGAGAGCAACCGCTTGTTCAAATTCCGTTTGTGCGCGAGCCAAGTCGTCTTTCGCACGATAGAGACGCCCGAGCGCTGCGTGGATCTTGCTGTTTTTAGGGGACAGCGATTCGGCTTCCTGGAGGAGGGGGAGCGCTTCATCAGGCTTGTTGTCATCCAGCAAAAGAACTCCAAGGTTGAGCAGCGGCTGTTCGCTGTGGTCCGGTTTATCCTTCTGCCACGCGATGGCTTGCCGATAAGCCGCCATGGCCTCCTTCGGCTGATTCAAACCTTCATAGGCGAGCCCGAGATTGTCTTCTGCTTTCACCGATTGCGGCATCAGGACCAGCGCCTTGTTAAAGCTTGTAATTGCTTCTGCGAAACGGTTCTCGGTGTACTGAATGCGTCCGAGACTGTACCAGGATTCGCCGTCGTTGGGGTTCAACTCGAGAGACTTGACCATCCAGGTGTGAGCATCGGTATAGGCGTGGAGTAGGACGTAGTCCAGAGCGACCCAGCGGAGATCGAGGGCTGACGGATTCTGCAGCCGCGCCGCATTCGTGTATTCGGCCAAAGACTCTTTCGGACGATCTTCACGGAATAGGGTGAACGCCAACAGATAGTGCGCTTGCGCGGATGTCGCATGGTTCCCCAGATAGGTGCGGACCAGGCGCTCGGCCTCGGGCCATTGTTTCCGCTCGATGGCGTCGTTTGCCTGCAGCAGCGTCGCATCATCCGCTTTCCATTGCACCTGTGCGCGTCCTGGCGCCACCCCCGTCAGGGTGAGCACAGCGAAGGTCATCACGCACAGCAGGCTAAGGCGAAATACCCACATGGATCCCTATTCTAGATTCCAGGAGAGACGAAAGCGTCAGGGAAGTTTTAGTCCGCGTAGTTCGATTGGAACGGCAATGGGGTGGGAGGACTCTTCTATAATCCATGGGCTATTGCCAGATTCGGAATCCCAAGCCGGAGTTATATGTGAAGCTGCTTCTTCGATTCAAGCGCGCGGGCCTCTTCGCCACCGCCGTTTCATGGCTCTCTTTGCCTATGGCATCCGGTCAAGTCATCGATGAAGATCATGGCCCAACCGATCGGCCGATCCACATTCGCGTCCACGCCGACCAGGTGCATCGAGATGTCATCCCGAATACAATTTTCGGCAGCTTCCTCGAACCAATTGGCCGATCCACTTATGGGGGACTGTGGGCTGAATTACTAGAAAATCCCAGCTTCGAAGAAGGCCTGTGGAGTGCTGGCGCTATCGTCAAAATGGTTCAAGAGCGTCCAGAGTTGGAGCGCGCCTCGCAGCTTGATCTCCCTCTTCCCTGGGAGCCGTTGGATGCCCGGCAAGGAAATCGATATGAACCGGAACGTGGCGATGCGGCAAATTCTTCACAGTCCCTGCTCGTGATGGGCCTGCCTCAGGCTGAGGTGGGCATTCGTCAACGAATTTATCTGCCAGTGCACAGAACGCTTGCGTATCGAGGCAGTCTTTTCATCAAGCACCAATCGGGTGCGGCGCAGGTGTACATCTCGATCCGCAGACGGAACGATCCCCAGCAGGTTTTGGCGGACGCCACGATCGAAGCAAACAAGGAAGTTTGGACAAAGTATTCTTTCGAATTGACGATTAAGCTAGGTCAAGTCGATGCGCTTCAGCCGGCCGACTTCGTCGTTGCGGTGCGGGATGATTCGCGCGCTTTCATCGACCAGCTCTCGCTGATGCCAGCCGATAATGTCGACGGCATGGACGCGGAGGTGCTGAAGTTGGCTAAGGACCTCCACACGCCGCTTGTGCGCTATGGAGGCAATTTCACTTCCTCTTACCACTGGAAGAACGGTATCGGGCCAGCCGATCAACGTAGCAGCCAATCGAACCTTGCGTGGAATATTCCGGAATACAACACCTTTGGAACTGAAGAGTTCCTGCGATTTTGCGAGTTGATCGGAGCTCAACCACAGGTGGCGCTCAATCTTGGTTCCGGTATGCCTCAAGAAGCGGGCGATTGGGTGAAGTACGTCAATGCCCGCTGGGGGAACAAGCAGGGTGGGCTGCTATGGGAACTCGGGAATGAATTATGGGGTAGCTGGAACATGGGCTATCCCACCCGGGATCAGATCGGAACGCGTACTGAGGCTTTCAGCGCAGCCATCCGCAAGGTGGATCCGACGGCGCGCCTGATTGCTACCGGCGCCGATGAGGATTTCTACCACGATTGGAATGCGGTCCAACTGGGAACACCTCCGGCTACATTTCAGTACCTCTCGACCCACTTTGTCGTCACCGACGACCAGGTGCAGATGAGCAACCCGTCGAATGATTTCGTTGCGCTTTCGGCGTTTGCGCTGCCAATCGGTTTGGAGCGCCGAATGAAAGAGATGACAGAGCAAATTCAGCAATCGAATCACAAGGATGCCCAAATCGCATTTACTGAGTGGCTCTTCGTCGCCGCCGATCATCCCGCACCTGGATTTCGTAACATGGGCGGAGCGATCGATACTGCGGGCTTTCTCAATATGCTGATGAGGAACGCCGACATCGTTCCGATCTCGGATATGACCGGTATTCTCGAATTCGGAGGCATATGGAAGAAGCGCGAGCAGGTGTATGGAGCCCCGGGATACTGGGTGCTTCGTTCCTACGCGGAAGAAAAGCCGAGCCGTCTGGTACCGACCGACAGCGATGCTCCACAATACACGGTCGATCACGGTGTGACTCGGCTGCCCCATATCGAACATGTCCCATGGCTTGAAGTCGTGGCGGCCGAAGGGCAAACACCGGACGAATTGATTCTGTTCTGTGTGAATCGAAATCTGACTCGCGACTACCGTGCGACGATCCAAGTTGATGGTTTCACACCTCGTCCTTTGGCAGAAATAAAGACGATCGCGGCGCCGAGCATCTATACCGAGAATGACGAAATGGAGCCAGAAGCGGTGAAAGCGGTCGCCGATCAAATCAGCGTGGGATCCAGTTTTGAGCATGTGTTTCCGCGGGCAGGAGTGGTGGTGATTCGGCTTGTTCGCAGAAATCGGTAGGCGAGCTTAACGAGCAGGGTCGTAGCAGATGCGGCAGGTTGACGCGTGGCCGCTCTGCGGGAATCACTGTCGAAGAAATTGTTGGCCGTGAAAGACTTCTTGCTGGAGCATCTGTGGACAAGATCGATGTTGCTGGCAAATCTCGACATCAAAAAGCGTCGAGGACGCTTTGGGCCGCAATCCTTACCGTCTTTGCTGGCATGAGTTGCCACTCAGCCAGCAAGCCCGTCATTGCCGTCATCCCTCGAACGACCGCCCTTATGCTTTGGGAGTCGGAACATGCTGGTGCCGTCGCCGCGGCCAGAAAGACCGGCTACGCGATCTACTGGAATGCACCAACCAGTGAAGATGATGTCGAAAAACAAATCGCAATCATCAAACACGCCATTCACAATGGAGCACAGGGGCTGATCCTGGCCCCCGATCAGGCTCTCGCGCTCATGGTTCCGATCCGCGACATCGTCGCGCAAGGGATACCTACCGTTGTCATCAGTTCTCCGCTTGCCATTCCACCTGGCGGAAAGCTCTCCTATATTTTGAATGACGAAGACGAGACCGGTCGGATTGCCGCGGCACGCGTCGGCATGATTCTCAAGAGTGAAGGCACCGTAGCGGTTACCGGGATTGACCCCGATGTCACCGGTATTGTTCTTCGGGCGAATGCCTTTGAAAGAGACCTGCGAGTTGGCTTTCCACGCATCAAAGTAGTTGACGAGCGCGCGGGCGGGTTTAACATTGCCCAGGCACAAGAGATCGCTGAAGATGTCCTCGCGAAGAATCCTCATTTAAGTGCAATCCTGGCCCTGAATTCGTCGGCAACACGCGGGGCCTTTCTGGCATTGCAGAACGAGCGTCTTTTTGGAAAGGTTAAGCTGGTGGCCTGCGAACAAGAGTTGGTACCCCCGCTAACAACCGGGCAGATCGACTCGATCATCGTTGAAAACACATACCAGATGGGATATCGCGCGGTGCAGCAGATAGCCGCACAACGCCGCGGAGAAGCGGTTCCAGCCGAAGTCAAATTGCCCCCAAAACTGGTTACGCGTGAAAATCTGAACACCGCAGAAGTTCAGCAGATGCTCACAATGGATTGGAGCGGATCGCGATGACGGTCTCGGGCGCGCTTCGAAAGCGTACTCTCCTGATCACTCTCGCACTCGCGGCGGTCATCGTCCCCGCAATCCTATCGGCGGTATATTTGCGCGGCCGAGCCGTCCGAGGGCTGCCGTACCGGGATGCGTTCGCCTCAGCCGATGCCAATGAATGGAGTGCGTTTGGGGGCACCTGGCAAATCTCCGAAGGGGCTATGCGTAATGACTCCGATGAGCGTGGCGCCAAACTGATGACCGGATCTCCCTACTGGAAAGACTATTCTTTTACCTCGGACCTCGAGTTGTTGGGGAAACAAGGAGATGCGGGACTCATCCTTCGCTCGAGTGACGAAGAGCCCGGCGTGGATTCCTATCGGGGATACTATGTTGGACTTCGCAGCAACGATGGCAGCCTGGTCATTGGTCGCGCTGACTACGGATGGATCGAACTCGCCACACGATCCATGCCCGGCGGTGTGCACGCGTTTCAGTGGTATCACTTGAAAGCCGTAGTGAACGGATGCCGAATTACCGGGTATGCCAACGAAGTACCGCTTGGTCCAATCCAGACCCTCTCATTCAATGATCCCAACTGCATTATGAAAGGCCGGGTCGGTCTTCGTTCTCATTCATCGGGTGGTGTGTGGAAGGGCCTTGTGGTGCAGGCTCTGACTGGATCGGATCCGCAGGTATCTTCACCAGCCAGCTCCGCAGTACCAGTGTTACTCCCCTATGCAATCGACGATCCAGTCACCATGAGCCAACGGGAGTCCGGGTTTGATCCGCATGATCGAGATATGATTAGCTCGAATGTGCCGGGTATCAGCGAGCGATCTCTCCCTGTGGAAACCATAGGAGGCCTCCGTTCAGTAAGGACAGAAAACAGGACCGCTATGGTCAGGGGCACGGTCATCTTGAATTCGCCGCGAATCTACGTACAAGATGCCACCGGCGGCGTAGCCGTTATGCCTGCTGCCGAGACAAGATTGAAGGTCGGCGATGAGGTTGAGGTGACCGGCCAAGTTGAGGTGCACGATTTCAGCTGTATCATTCGGCATGCGCGATTGCGACTCTTGTGGGCGCATGCGCCCGCCGCGCCATTAGCCGTCACTCCGACTCAGGCGGCTACCGGGGCATTCGATTCCAGGTTTATTGAGGTCGACGGCAGTCTTGCTGGGCAGACCGCCGGACAAGACAAAACGACCTCACTCGCGATCTCGTCCAGCGGTCAGTCATTCAATGCGATCGTCAATTTAACTCGCGGCAACACGATTCTCAGAAACATGACAAAAGGAAGCCTGATCAGGCTTCGTGGTGTGTGCGTTGTGGACCCACAGTTTACTCACAACCTCACACCTTTCGTGCTGCTCGTTGCATCGAGCGATGATGTGGAGGTGTTGGCGGGTCCGCCGTGGTGGAGCGTGCGCAATCTCGCCATTTCGGGCCTGATTGCCATCACTTTGAGCTTGCTAGCATACTTGCTCTATCTGCATGCGCGGCACTGGCGCCTGCGCGCCATCGTGGATGAGCGAGAGCGCATTGCTCATGAGATGCACGACACGTTGGCCCAAAGCTTCGTGGGGATCGGATTTCAGCTGCAGGCGATCAGCAACAACGTCCCATTAACTCTGCCAAATATTAACCAGCAATTGGATCTCGCTTGCGAACTGGTGCGTCATAGCCACGAAGAAGCGACCCGCAGTCTGTCCACCCTGCGGCGTGAGTTCTTAGAGTTGGAGACGTTGCACTCGGCCCTTCATAACTTTGCCAGTAGGATGGTCGAACACGGCACAATCAGCGTGCAGTTGCGTGTCACAGGCGAAGATACAGCTACGCCATATGCGGTAAAAGACGCTCTTTTCCGCATCGGACAAGAGGCTATTTCAAACTCCTTGCGCCATGGCAATCCAAGTCTGTTACAAATATCTTTCGATTACGCTGCGACCACCATCACCATGGTCATCGAGGACAATGGAATCGGCTTCGACCAGACGGGTGACTTGCGTGGATTCGGGCTCACGGGGATTCGGAAGCGGGCGCAGGGGATTTCAGGTGTTTTTCATCTTTTTACTGGAGCGGGACAGGGAACTCGGATAGAGATTGTGGCGCCGCTTCCTCCCAGGCTTACCTGGCTGAAGGCTAATCGACTTTTTCTCCGTGACTCCCGGAAGGGCCTATCGAATGGAAAAGCACCCAAGCAGAATTCGTATTCTTATCGTCGATGACCACCCGGTAGTTCGCACCGGCCTCACCAGTATGCTGACGACGCAGGAAAGCTTCGATGTGGTTGGCGCAGCATCGACTGGTGAAGAGGCCCTTCAATTGACGCAGCAATTCAATCCTGACGTCCTGCTTCTCGATCTGCGTATGCCAGGAATGAATGGATTTGACATTCTTCGAGAGTTACAACGGATAGTCTCTCCGCCTCGAGTCCTCGTGCTCACGAGCTTCGAAACGGATGAAGATGTCTATCGTGCAGTGCAGGCGGGGGCGCATGGTTACTTGCTTAAAAGCACGATGCAAAACGAGATGATCGTGGCGATACGCGCAGTTGCAGAAGGTAAGAGGCATATTCCCCCGAGGATTGCATCACGCCTCGCGCAGCGCATGTCGCGCCCTGCTCTCACCGCTAGAGAACTCGAAATACTGCAAATGCTGGCGAAAGGCCTGACGAATAAGCAGATCGGAACGGTCTTCCAGATTAGCGGAAACACTGCTCGCAACCACGTGAACAGCATCATCGAGAAGCTTGAAGTCGCAGATAGGACCGAGGCGGTATCGATCGCGATACAGCAAGGCCTCATCGACGTCTCCGACTAAGCGCGCAAGATCTACGATCCATCCATCACCGGTCGCTGCCCTAGTTCATATACACCATGCCGCAATAGTGCATCGGACACCTTCCCAACTCTTTGCCAGAAGGACTAGGCTCTCGACTGGCAGAGTCGGTGCTGGTGCTCATGAGGCTGGAAGCGATTACATAAAAGGCCATTCAGTGAGGTCAAAAGGAACCATTCCGACTGACTACGGGGTTGCTCAAGAGCGCATCCAAATTCTTCCGTAGGGCGGCAAAGAGAAGACGAGCGATACCAAAGAAGAGAAAGCACTACCAGATAAGAAAAAGCAACACTTTAGCCGGGAGGCAGTAATGACATTCAAAGGTCTGAATAGTACGGCGCAAGTTCTAAAAAGAATCTTGAAGGTACCAGGCGTTGAGTACCTGGCAAGTAGAGCCTGGATTCGTCCATCGTTGTTGCTGGCATCATCCTGTGCCGGCCTGGCTGTGATCACCTCCGTATTGTTCCTCTCCCCACTATTAAAAGCACAGAGCGTTCGAGGCTCACTTGCCGGAAATGTGTTGGATCCGAGCGGGGCGGTGATTGTTGGAGCGAAGATTACCGTTGTGAATAGCGGGACCGGTGCGTCCCTTGAAACAACCTCGACCTCTGCGGGATCCTACAGGTTCCCTGAGCTTCCGCTTGGGACCTACGACGTCACCGCCACGGCGAATGGCTTTGGCACACAGGTGCAGCACGGAGTGTTAGTAACGATTGGCAGCGTCTCGGCTTTGAACTTGACCTTAGCGCCGGGCGGCGAATCGACGACCGTGAACGTGGATGCGTCTGCTCCCGCTATAGAAACCCAATCCTCGGATGTTGGCGGAACCGTTGATTCCAGGCAGATCGTTGAGTTGCCACTTGCCCTGGGTGGTGTGGGCGCCCTACGTTCGCCGGAAGCGTTTGAATTCCTGCTCCCGGGAACGACTGGTCCCGGAACCGCCAACAGCAACAACGGTATCTTTCTTTCGAAGATATCCGGCGGACAGGAATATGGTAACGAGGTGTTGCTGGACGGGGCGAGTCAAACCCGCAGTGAGAACGGCTCCTCGTTTGATGAGGAAGCACCCTCTGTTGAGGCCTTGCAGGAGTTTAAAATTACGACTGCTATCCCTGAGGCGGAATATGGCCGCACAACCGGCGGTATCGAGAGCTTCGTAACTAAATCGGGGACGAAGGAGTTCCACGGCACTGCCTTCGATATCTTCCGCAACGAAGCCATGGATGCCAACACCTGGTTCAACAACGGCAATCGCGCTCTCACTTGTGTGGGAGCCGCAGCCACTCCGGCGTGCGCCGCTAATTTCCGGACTCCGAGCGATAAACAAAATGATTATGGTGGCAGCTTCGGCGGTCCGGTGAAAATTCCTAAGGTCTTCAATGGCGGAGACAAATACTTTTTCTTCTTCGCATGGGAGCAGTTCCAGCAGAAACTCGGAGCCACTCAAATCAGTACGGTACCCACCTTGGCAGAACGGGGTGGAGACTTTACCGACAGATACAATCCCGCAGCCCCGGCACCTACGCCATCCGGAACAAACCCCTGTGACGGCACCCCCGTATACACGGGTGAAGTCTTCGACCCGTCCACGACTAGAACCGTCAATGGAACTCCGTGCCGCTCTCCATTCCCAGGTAATATCGTGCCGGTCAACCGCTTTAGCGCAGTTGCCGGAGGCCTGCTCAATTACATTCCTGCGCCAACTACGACAGCCCTCTTCAATAACTTCTTCTTTCCGAGTACGATTCCGCTGACCAATACCACCTACACTGTGCGGGTCGACGCAAACGTCTCGGAAGCTAGCAAGATCTTCGTCTCCTATAGCACCCGCGACAACAACCGGACCTCTGGTGGCAATCCGTTGCTCCCATATCCGGAAGATCCGAACACGTGGAAACAGGACTTCGAGACTCACCTAGGCCGCGCGGGATGGGACTATGCCATCAAGCCTGCAGTGCTCAATCACCTCAATTTCGGGTTCAATCGCACAAATAGCAAGAACTTCGCTTATCCGATTTTCAATAATATCGACTACGCTCAACGGCTGGGTATCGCAAATGCGCCACCGTCGCTCAACTTCCCGCAGGTCACCTTCGACGGCAGGGACGACCTTGTCAACCTGGGTAACCCCGGGCAAAACGACGATAACGTCGACAACGGCTGGCGGGTCAATGACAGCGTCAGCATCG includes these proteins:
- a CDS encoding 3-keto-disaccharide hydrolase is translated as MSIHFSKSLAFATLMAIVAPLVAQQPNAQQPGTATTPAMKHQDTEVYEPVPPVVTPGVTDSAPPSDAIILFDGKNLDEWVSNRDKSPAKWTVSDGILTVSKAPGSGNIETKRTFKNYQLHIEWRIPENITGSDQARGNSGVFLASTGPGDAGYELQILDSYNNKTYVNGQAGSIYKQGIPLANPNRKPGEWQTYNVVWTAPTFNDDGSLKTPAYVTVFFNGVLVQNHFELKGETLFIGKPFYKKYDTAPIKLQAHGDKSEPISFRNIWVRELN
- a CDS encoding ABC transporter ATP-binding protein, which produces MRKTSRKNAFREVLAFLFRHWRREAMVVSGVALSMTVATVADLFLPVFSGRLVDAIAASGGVREQALPIATQAIAMMALLGAVLMAARHGAMLGIVRLTVRLMSRISSDAFWRVQRFSTDWHANNFAGSIVRRITRGMWAVDLMDDTLLLALLPALLVLAGSSLLLGLHWPIMGLIVALGATLYVGVSVALSLGYVAPAARLSNAQDTHVGGAMADAITCNAVVKAFGAEKREDQRLLQFLNKWASRTSRTWVYGTRSGSLQTTVLLVFRTLVTSYALWLWWRGRATPGDVTFVLTSYFIVHGYLRDIGQHVANLQRSVNEMEEMVQFHSQSLGIVDRAGAPAIAVKKGEIAFERVTFQYEAHATPLFRDLSLSIEAGERVGLVGHSGSGKTTFVKLLHRLYDVSGGPILVDGQDISRVAQDSLRAQLALVPQEPILFHRSLAENIAYGDPDAALHEIEQAARLANAHDFILRQPKGYGTLVGERGVKLSGGERQRVALARAFLANTPVLVLDEATSSLDSESEALIQDAMERLIVGRTAIVIAHRLSTVRMMDRILVFDRGKIIEEGAHDELVLRPGGAYKRLFERQAMGFIVDDERDSVSLNA
- a CDS encoding tetratricopeptide repeat protein, with the translated sequence MWVFRLSLLCVMTFAVLTLTGVAPGRAQVQWKADDATLLQANDAIERKQWPEAERLVRTYLGNHATSAQAHYLLAFTLFREDRPKESLAEYTNAARLQNPSALDLRWVALDYVLLHAYTDAHTWMVKSLELNPNDGESWYSLGRIQYTENRFAEAITSFNKALVLMPQSVKAEDNLGLAYEGLNQPKEAMAAYRQAIAWQKDKPDHSEQPLLNLGVLLLDDNKPDEALPLLQEAESLSPKNSKIHAALGRLYRAKDDLARAQTEFEQAVALDPDSAGLHFQLGQVYRKEGLATLAATEFQKVSSLGGTHSSE
- a CDS encoding alpha-L-arabinofuranosidase C-terminal domain-containing protein gives rise to the protein MGYCQIRNPKPELYVKLLLRFKRAGLFATAVSWLSLPMASGQVIDEDHGPTDRPIHIRVHADQVHRDVIPNTIFGSFLEPIGRSTYGGLWAELLENPSFEEGLWSAGAIVKMVQERPELERASQLDLPLPWEPLDARQGNRYEPERGDAANSSQSLLVMGLPQAEVGIRQRIYLPVHRTLAYRGSLFIKHQSGAAQVYISIRRRNDPQQVLADATIEANKEVWTKYSFELTIKLGQVDALQPADFVVAVRDDSRAFIDQLSLMPADNVDGMDAEVLKLAKDLHTPLVRYGGNFTSSYHWKNGIGPADQRSSQSNLAWNIPEYNTFGTEEFLRFCELIGAQPQVALNLGSGMPQEAGDWVKYVNARWGNKQGGLLWELGNELWGSWNMGYPTRDQIGTRTEAFSAAIRKVDPTARLIATGADEDFYHDWNAVQLGTPPATFQYLSTHFVVTDDQVQMSNPSNDFVALSAFALPIGLERRMKEMTEQIQQSNHKDAQIAFTEWLFVAADHPAPGFRNMGGAIDTAGFLNMLMRNADIVPISDMTGILEFGGIWKKREQVYGAPGYWVLRSYAEEKPSRLVPTDSDAPQYTVDHGVTRLPHIEHVPWLEVVAAEGQTPDELILFCVNRNLTRDYRATIQVDGFTPRPLAEIKTIAAPSIYTENDEMEPEAVKAVADQISVGSSFEHVFPRAGVVVIRLVRRNR
- a CDS encoding substrate-binding domain-containing protein — translated: MDKIDVAGKSRHQKASRTLWAAILTVFAGMSCHSASKPVIAVIPRTTALMLWESEHAGAVAAARKTGYAIYWNAPTSEDDVEKQIAIIKHAIHNGAQGLILAPDQALALMVPIRDIVAQGIPTVVISSPLAIPPGGKLSYILNDEDETGRIAAARVGMILKSEGTVAVTGIDPDVTGIVLRANAFERDLRVGFPRIKVVDERAGGFNIAQAQEIAEDVLAKNPHLSAILALNSSATRGAFLALQNERLFGKVKLVACEQELVPPLTTGQIDSIIVENTYQMGYRAVQQIAAQRRGEAVPAEVKLPPKLVTRENLNTAEVQQMLTMDWSGSR
- a CDS encoding histidine kinase is translated as MTVSGALRKRTLLITLALAAVIVPAILSAVYLRGRAVRGLPYRDAFASADANEWSAFGGTWQISEGAMRNDSDERGAKLMTGSPYWKDYSFTSDLELLGKQGDAGLILRSSDEEPGVDSYRGYYVGLRSNDGSLVIGRADYGWIELATRSMPGGVHAFQWYHLKAVVNGCRITGYANEVPLGPIQTLSFNDPNCIMKGRVGLRSHSSGGVWKGLVVQALTGSDPQVSSPASSAVPVLLPYAIDDPVTMSQRESGFDPHDRDMISSNVPGISERSLPVETIGGLRSVRTENRTAMVRGTVILNSPRIYVQDATGGVAVMPAAETRLKVGDEVEVTGQVEVHDFSCIIRHARLRLLWAHAPAAPLAVTPTQAATGAFDSRFIEVDGSLAGQTAGQDKTTSLAISSSGQSFNAIVNLTRGNTILRNMTKGSLIRLRGVCVVDPQFTHNLTPFVLLVASSDDVEVLAGPPWWSVRNLAISGLIAITLSLLAYLLYLHARHWRLRAIVDERERIAHEMHDTLAQSFVGIGFQLQAISNNVPLTLPNINQQLDLACELVRHSHEEATRSLSTLRREFLELETLHSALHNFASRMVEHGTISVQLRVTGEDTATPYAVKDALFRIGQEAISNSLRHGNPSLLQISFDYAATTITMVIEDNGIGFDQTGDLRGFGLTGIRKRAQGISGVFHLFTGAGQGTRIEIVAPLPPRLTWLKANRLFLRDSRKGLSNGKAPKQNSYSYRR